DNA from Desulfarculus baarsii DSM 2075:
GGGCCGAGCCGGCAACCTGGGCGAGGCGGCCTTGCAGTTGGGTCTGACCTTCAAGCAGGAAAACAACGAACGCCTGGCCCGCTATCACCTGGAGCGCGCGGTCAGTCAGTTGGCCGATCGGCCCGAACTCAGGCAAGAGGCCCAAAAGGCCCTCAACGAACTCAACGACCCCGGCGAGATGGAAAAGCGCAAGCGCAAGCCTGGCCCCGAGCAAGAAGAAGAGCAACGCGACGACCCCCGCGCGCCGTGGATCGGCCCAGGGATCAGCGGCCAGCGTAGCGCGCCGCGCGACTTTTGAAGCCGGGCGTTACGGCTGGGCCCTAACGCCGCTTTTCGTCCACCCGGTCGTAGTGGCTGAATTGCATGGTGAAAACCGCCCGGCCCTGGGTGGCCGAACGCAGGCTGGTGGAATAGCCGAACATCGCCCGGAGCGGGGCCTTGGCCTGGACCACGGTCACGCCCTGGCGCGGCTCGATGGCCTCGATCGACCCGCCGCGCGCGTTCATGTCGCCGATGACCTCGCCCATGAACTCTTCCGGCGCCAGCACCTCCACCAGCATAACCGGCTCCAGCAGCATGGGCTGGGCCGCGTCCAGGGCCCGACGCATGGCCAACGAACAGGCCATGCGCATGCCCAACTCGGTGCTCAACCCCGGCGTGAAGGCCCCGCCAAGCACGACCACGCCCGTGTCCACCACGGGGTAGCCCATCACCGGGCCGCTGGCCAGTGACTCCATGGCCGCCCGCTCCAGCATGGCGTGCAGGGCCTGGGGAACGGCCTCTTCGGCGGCCTCCACGCGGAAGGTGTTGCCGCCGCCCCTGGGGTTGGGCGCCAGGGTCAGGACGACCTGGCCCAGCTCGCGGTGGCCGCCCAACTCGCGGTCGAAGGTCTCCTCGACCCGCGCCGCCTCGCCGATGGTCTCGCGGTAGACGACCTGGGGCCGGCCCACGTTGACCTTGAGGTTGAACTCGCGCTCCATGCGGTGAACCAGCACTTCCAGGTGCAGTTCGCCCATGCCGCTGATGATGGTCTGGCCGGTGTCCTGGTCGACGCGGAAGCGGAAGGTGGGGTCTTCGTCGGCCAGGCGGATCAGGCACTGATCCAGCTTGTCCTGGTCGCCGACGGTGTTGGGCTCGACGGCCACCGAGATCACCGGCTCGTAGACCTGGATGGGATCCAGGAGGATTGGCCTATCCTTGGCCGAAATGGTGTCGCCGGTGCTGGTGTCCTTGAGGCCCATCACGCCGACGATCTCGCCGGCCTTGGCCTCTTCGACGCGCTCGCGCTTGTTGGCGTGCATGCGTAAAATGCGCGAAATCTTCTCGCTGCGGCCCTTGACCACGTTGAAAACGTCGGCCCCGGTCTGCAACTGGCCAGAATAGATGCGCAAATACACCAGCTTGCGGCCTTGGTCCATCTGGATTTTGTAGGCCAACGCGGCCAAGGGGGCCTTGTCGTCGGCCAGGCGCATCTCCACTTCGCCGCTCTGGGGGTTGACGCCCTCCACCGGCGGGATGTCCAACGGCGAGGGCAGATAGTCGACCACGGCGTCGAGCACCGGCTGCACGCCCTTGTTGCGCAGGGCGCTGCCGGCGAACACCGGCACGTGGGCCAGCGACAGGCAGCCTCGCCGCACCGCCGCCTTGATGTCTTTAGGGGGGATTTCTTCCTCGGCCAGGTAGCGTTCCATGACCGAGTCGTCGACCTCGGCGCAGGCCTCCAACAGGCGCTCGCGACCCTGGGCGGCGGCCTCGGCCATCTCGGCGGGGATGGGCCCGCGGCTGAAAGTCGCGCCCTGATCGGCCTCGCTCCAGGTGATGGCCTCCATGGTCAGCAGGTCGACGACCCCGCGAAAGCGTTCCTCGGCGCCCCAGGGGATGGTCAGCGGCAGGGGGTTGGCGCCCAATTTGTCGCGCATCTGGCCCAGGACACACTCGAAATCGGCGCCGATGCGGTCCATCTTGTTGATAAAGGCGATTTTGGGCACGTTGTAGCGGTCGGCCTGCCGCCAGACCGTTTCGGACTGGGGCTCCACGCCGCCGACGGCGCAGAAGACGGCGACCACGCCGTCGAGCACGCGCAGCGACCGTTCGACCTCGATGGTGAAGTCGACGTGGCCGGGCGTGTCGATGATGTTGAGCCAATGGCCGTTCCACTGGCAGGTGGTGGCGGCGCTGGTGATGGTGATGCCCCGCTCCTGCTCTTCCTCCATCCAGTCCATCACGGCCGCGCCGTCGTGCACCTCGCCGATCTTGTGGGTGCGCCCGGTGTAGAAAAGCACGCGTTCGGTGAATGTGGTCTTGCCCGCGTCGATGTGGGCGACCACGCCGAAGTTCCGTGTCTTTCGCAATCTCGCCTCGCCGGCCATACTGCGCCTTTCCGCTTGGAGCTTCTGGGAATTGGGCAAACTTACCCTTAACCGGCATGCCGGTCAACGATATGTTACGCGCGGGCGTGGCCCTGTCAAGTCAACGGCCCTGGCGTTAACGCCCCGCCCGTGTTACCCTGACTGGGGCAGCAAGGGAGTGATGATCGACCCATGACCACCGGCCAGCGCCTGCGCGAAATTCATGACCGCCTCTTTGCGGCTTACGGCCCCCAATATTGGTGGCCGGGCGAGACGCCCTTCGAGGTGATGGTTGGGGCGGTTTTGACGCAAAACACCAACTGGACCAACGTCGAGCGGGCCATCGCCAACCTCAAGGCGGCCGACGCGCTGTCGCCAGCGGCCATGGCCGCCCTGGCCCCGGCCGAGCTGGCCGAATTGATCCGGCCGGCCGGTTACTACAACATCAAGGCCGCCCGCCTGGGCCACCTGCTGCGGACCATGGAGGCCCACCGCGAAGGCGGTTTGAGCCGCCTGCTGGCCCGGCCCACCGACGAGTTGCGCCATAAGCTGCTGGCCACCAAGGGCGTTGGCCCCGAAACCGCCGACAGCATCCTACTCTACGCCGCCGGCCGGCCCATCTTCGTCGTCGACGCCTACACTTTTCGCATCCTGGGCCGTCACGGGCTGGCCGACGAATCCATGGGCTATTTCGACCTGCAAGAGGCGGTCATGGACGCCACGCCCCACGACGCCGCCTTTTACAACGAATTTCACGCCCTGCTGGTGCGCCTGGGCAAACAGCGCTGCAAAAAAAGCAAACCCCTGTGCCAGGGTTGCCCTCTGGAAGATTTTTAGGCAAACTTGCCCCAACCGCGCGGCAAATGATATAACCGCCCATGGACAGGCGGTTATTCCCAAGGAGAAAGCACGATGAACGACCGCTTCACCGGAAACGGGCCAGGCCTGGACGCCTCCTCGCCAAGCTTCGGCGCTGACGGCCCCTCACTGGATTCCGGCGACTTTTCGCCCCGCCAGGCCAACGCCAACCCTCTGCCGCCGGCCAAACCGACCACCACGCCGCCGCCGCTGGGTTTGGTGGCCTTGGCGTGCTCGGTGGCGGCTTTGCTGCTCAGCCTGTTCACCCTGTGGCTCGTCCCCGGCGAAGCCCCCGCACCGCCGCCGCCACCGCCCCAACCCCAAAATATCGTCGGAAAGCCGCCCCAACCGGCTCAGATGTCGGCCATCGCCGCGCGCCTGGGCCGCCTGGAGCAGCAAGTGGTGGTCTTGGCCCGCGGCAACCGGCCGGCCGCCGACAGCGGCGACGTGACCCAACTGCGGCGTCAAATCCAACAACTGCAGGCCGCCGTGGCCGAGTTGTCCAGCAGGCCGGCCAGCCAGCCCAAACGCGCGGCAAAAGCAAAAGCCGAAAGCGCGCCGAGCGCCAAGAGCGTCACGCACACCGTGCGCCGTGGCCAGACGCTCACGGCCATCGCCACACAGTACGGCGTGAGCGTGGCCGATCTGAAAAAATGGAACAACATCAAGGGCCAAAACATTCTGATAGGCCAAAAGCTGACCATCAACAAGGCCCGCTGAGGCTTGGTCGGGCGCGCCGGCCAAGCCCGCCCGGAGAGAGGACGCCATGGGCTCCAGCCCGACCAAATTGACCGGCGCATACTATGCCGGCGTTGGCCGCGGCCCATTTTACGAAGACGACCTGTTTTTCGCCCAGGTGCTTTCGGGCGGCAACACCTTGGCCGTGGCCGCCGTGGCCGACGGCATGGGTGACGGCCTGGGCGGATTGCACGCCGCCCAAACGGCGATCGGCGTGGTCAAGAGCCTGCTGCTGGCCAGGCTCTACAGCCTGCGCGGCCGTCGCCTGAGCGAGTTGGAACTCGGCGAGTTGCTCAAGGAGTCGCTGCAAAAGGCCAACGCCCAGGTGCTCAAGCAAAGCATCCAGGCTCCCATGGGCGCGACCCTCACCGTGGCCGTGTTCACCGACGAATTCATCATCCTGGGCCACGTGGGCGATTGCCGGGCCTATCGCCTCTCCGACGGCCAACTGGAGCGCCTGACCCAGGACCACGCCGTGGGCATCGCCCTGACCCGCCGCCTGGGCAAGGATCCGACCATGCAGATCGACCTGCGGGTGGAGGCCATCGCGCCGGGCCAGATCTACATCTTGTGCAGCAACGGCTTGCACGGCCAACTGGGCGAGGACGAAATCACCCGAGCCCTGGAAACCACGCCGACCTTGGCCGACGGCTGCGTGCGCCTGGCCTGCCGCGCCCTGGCCAAGGGCGGGGCCGAGGCCGACAGCGCCTCGATTGTCGGCGTGGAGGTGGGCCAATACCCCAGGCGGCCGGAGATCGGCTCACTGGCCGTTGACGAGCTGGCGCTGAGCCTCGCCGAGGCCGAACCGGTCGCCGAGGCGGCGCGCCAAGAGCCGCCGCCAAACATCCGCGCGCCCGAGCCGCCGCCGCGCTTTGAAGCGCCGCCTCGCGACAAGCCGCCCGCCCGGCGTCGCGATCGGACGCAAATGGCGGCGTTGTTGGGCCTGGGGCTTTTAGCCACGCTGGCGCTGGCCCTGCTGGTGTTGGGCGTGCTTTCCGGCCTGCAAGAAACCCAAGGGCCGAGCCAACCGGAAGCGCCGGCCAGCTTTGCCTGGCCCAAGCTGCTGGTGGGGCTGATCGCTCTGGGCCTGCCCGTGGCCAGTCTGCTCTGGTGGCGCATGGGTGGCGGCTCAAAAGCCTTGCGTCAGGCCTTTGAACGATTCAGGCTGAAATAGACCCGCCGCCGGCGAGGCCCCGGGCCGGACCATCAACCAGAACAAACACGGGAACACGGGCCTGTGGCGACAAACCCGGACGCTGGTCAGCAAGCGGTGACCGCGAAAATCACGGCCCTTGCCCTCGGCCGCCTGGCCGACCCCAACCAACGCGCCAAGGCGCTGGTTTTCAC
Protein-coding regions in this window:
- the fusA gene encoding elongation factor G: MAGEARLRKTRNFGVVAHIDAGKTTFTERVLFYTGRTHKIGEVHDGAAVMDWMEEEQERGITITSAATTCQWNGHWLNIIDTPGHVDFTIEVERSLRVLDGVVAVFCAVGGVEPQSETVWRQADRYNVPKIAFINKMDRIGADFECVLGQMRDKLGANPLPLTIPWGAEERFRGVVDLLTMEAITWSEADQGATFSRGPIPAEMAEAAAQGRERLLEACAEVDDSVMERYLAEEEIPPKDIKAAVRRGCLSLAHVPVFAGSALRNKGVQPVLDAVVDYLPSPLDIPPVEGVNPQSGEVEMRLADDKAPLAALAYKIQMDQGRKLVYLRIYSGQLQTGADVFNVVKGRSEKISRILRMHANKRERVEEAKAGEIVGVMGLKDTSTGDTISAKDRPILLDPIQVYEPVISVAVEPNTVGDQDKLDQCLIRLADEDPTFRFRVDQDTGQTIISGMGELHLEVLVHRMEREFNLKVNVGRPQVVYRETIGEAARVEETFDRELGGHRELGQVVLTLAPNPRGGGNTFRVEAAEEAVPQALHAMLERAAMESLASGPVMGYPVVDTGVVVLGGAFTPGLSTELGMRMACSLAMRRALDAAQPMLLEPVMLVEVLAPEEFMGEVIGDMNARGGSIEAIEPRQGVTVVQAKAPLRAMFGYSTSLRSATQGRAVFTMQFSHYDRVDEKRR
- a CDS encoding endonuclease III domain-containing protein — protein: MTTGQRLREIHDRLFAAYGPQYWWPGETPFEVMVGAVLTQNTNWTNVERAIANLKAADALSPAAMAALAPAELAELIRPAGYYNIKAARLGHLLRTMEAHREGGLSRLLARPTDELRHKLLATKGVGPETADSILLYAAGRPIFVVDAYTFRILGRHGLADESMGYFDLQEAVMDATPHDAAFYNEFHALLVRLGKQRCKKSKPLCQGCPLEDF
- a CDS encoding LysM peptidoglycan-binding domain-containing protein → MNDRFTGNGPGLDASSPSFGADGPSLDSGDFSPRQANANPLPPAKPTTTPPPLGLVALACSVAALLLSLFTLWLVPGEAPAPPPPPPQPQNIVGKPPQPAQMSAIAARLGRLEQQVVVLARGNRPAADSGDVTQLRRQIQQLQAAVAELSSRPASQPKRAAKAKAESAPSAKSVTHTVRRGQTLTAIATQYGVSVADLKKWNNIKGQNILIGQKLTINKAR
- a CDS encoding PP2C family protein-serine/threonine phosphatase, which gives rise to MGSSPTKLTGAYYAGVGRGPFYEDDLFFAQVLSGGNTLAVAAVADGMGDGLGGLHAAQTAIGVVKSLLLARLYSLRGRRLSELELGELLKESLQKANAQVLKQSIQAPMGATLTVAVFTDEFIILGHVGDCRAYRLSDGQLERLTQDHAVGIALTRRLGKDPTMQIDLRVEAIAPGQIYILCSNGLHGQLGEDEITRALETTPTLADGCVRLACRALAKGGAEADSASIVGVEVGQYPRRPEIGSLAVDELALSLAEAEPVAEAARQEPPPNIRAPEPPPRFEAPPRDKPPARRRDRTQMAALLGLGLLATLALALLVLGVLSGLQETQGPSQPEAPASFAWPKLLVGLIALGLPVASLLWWRMGGGSKALRQAFERFRLK